The nucleotide sequence CAAAAATGGATCGGATCACCATCACATTGAGAGAATTCTTTACTGGGATTAATATGATCCGTGCCTTTGATAATCAATCATATGAAGAAAAGCGAACGAATAAGAGCTTTGCTGACTATGCTAATCAAATGATCAAAGTGAACCGAATATTTGCTTGGGTCACTCCAATTGCTTTTTTGCTCATGGGAATCGTTTATGCTTCTATTTTGTGGTTTGGCGGAAATCTTGTAGCAGAAGGAGCATTACAAATCGGTGTCGTGACTGCTGTAGTCGAATACTCTATGCTGACACTTGCTTACTTGATGATCGCAGCTATGGTATTGGTCATTATCCCTAAATCGTTTGCCTCATTACGACGGATAGAAGAAATACTGCAAGCAGAGATCGAAATTGAGGAAGAGACGATCAAAACAGTAGCTGAACCAACCTTTGATCAGACAAATGCAGCTGCTTTTGAACATGTCACATTTAAATATACTGAAATCTCTGATCCAGTTCTAGAAGATATTGATTTCACAATACCTAAAGGAAAAACAACAGCGATCGTTGGCGGGACCGGATCTGGAAAAAGTAGTTTGGCGAAACTTCTCTTGAGACTTAGTGACCCTACGATAGGAAAAGTAACCCTTGGTGGTATTCCTCTTACTCAAATGACTCAAGAACAGATCCGCTCCCACATCAGTTATGTCCCTCAGAAGGCTTTCTTATTCAGCGGGACAATTTTAAGCAACTTGCAGATGGGAAATGAATATGCCTCAACAGAAGAGTTGTCTAAAGCGATCAAGATCGCTCAATTAGAAGAACTAGTGGACACCCTTCCTGACGGATTGGACAGCTTTGTTGCTCAAGGCGGTTCTAATTATTCAGGGGGCCAGAAACAGCGGATATGTATTGCTCGAGCGTTGATCAAACCAGCAGAGATCTATGTATTCGATGATAGTTTCTCCGCTTTAGACTATAAAACAGATGCAGCATTAAGAGCAGCCCTTCATAAACACATGTCGGAGAAAACTCTCGTGATTGTTGCTCAACGCCTCAGTACAATCCAACAAGCAGATAACATCATTGTTTTAGATGAAGGAAAAATCGTTGGACAAGGTACTCATGAAGAACTACTGTCTAATTGCCAAACTTATCAGGAGTTTGCAAAATCACAAGGAATATAGAAAGAAGGGATACGATGGAAAAGAAAAAAACGTTGAACACGCGTGCTTTGATACGTTTTTGGAAAATGATCAAACCTGAACATAAATATTTTTACGGATTGTTTCTATGCAGTTTATTCGGGAACCTATTAGTCGTAGCCATGCCCTTGATCATGGGAATCGGGATCGATGATCTCTTATCAGAAATAAGAAAAACAGGTATTGGACAGCTTTCTTTCAGTGATATCAAACAAGCATTGTTGTTCCCTGTCTTATTGCTGATCGGCTGTTCAGTCTTAAGCAGCATCACTTCATTTATTCAGGAACGGACAATGGCAGCGTTAAGCGAAAAGATCACATTGAGGGTGCGAAAAGAAATCACAAAAAAATTCAAAACATTACCGATGTCGTTTTTTGACAATCATCAAGTAGGTGACATCATTAGTCGGACAACTACCGGTCTCAATCAACTTTCTCAAGTGTTATTGACAGGTATCAATCAATTTTTTACTTCTGTCGTAACAATAGCTGCTGCTGGTCTGATGCTGTTTTATATCGAAAGCAAGCTTACTTTGCTCGTCTTATTGCTGATCGTTGGCAGTTCAATTGTTACAACTAAGATTGCGAACAAAAACAAACAGATTTCTGAACATAATCAGTATGAACTGGGTGTTTTAAATAATCGAATGGAAGAAATCTTAGCTGGTAATCTAGTGGTCAAAACATTCAATCAGCAAGCTCATGCAGAAGCTGCTATACACGAAGTAAATAAAAAGCAATACAACGCTTTTAAACGTGCTCAATTTATGAACTTTGCTATCTATCCGGCCATTCGTTTCATTAATCAACTCGCCTTCATCATAAGTGCGGTATTCGGTGCTATGCTTGTTCTATCAGGTGGTGTGACGATCGGCTTCTTACAAGCTTATCTTCAGTACATCAATCAGATTTCTGAACCAATTTCTACCGCTTCTTATGTGATCAACTCGATCCAATCCGCAATGGCAGCAATCGATAGGATATTTGAGATATTAGATGAAACAGATGAAATTCCAGACCTTCCAGATGCAAGACTTTTAGAACAACCGAAAGGAAAAATAGCTTTCAAAAATGTACAGTTTGGTTACACATCAGATAAAATATTGATGAATCAAGTCGATTTTTCAGTAAAGCCAAAACAAACGGTAGCGATCGTTGGTCCAACTGGTGCAGGAAAAACGACTTTAGTCAATCTGCTGATGCGTTTTTATGAACTGAATAAAGGAAAGATCGAATTCGACGGTCTTGATATTACCAAGCTTTCACGTGGAGAACTACGTCGTTCTTTTGGGATGGTTTTACAAAATACCTGGCTGTTTGAAGGAACGGTAGCTGATAATATCGCCTACGGGAAAATGGATGCCACAAGAGAACAAATTATCGAAGCGGCTGAAATCGCACAATGTGATCACTTTATTCGAACACTGCCAGACGGATATGATACGATCATTTCTAGCGAAAACGGCACGTTATCTCAAGGACAGCAACAATTATTGACAATTGCTCGAGTCATTCTAGCGAATCCTCCTGTCGTTATTTTAGATGAAGCAACTTCTAGCGTAGATACACGAACAGAAGCATTGATTCAGCAAGCAATGGAAGCTGTGACAAAAGATAGGACAAGTTTTGTGATTGCACACCGTTTGTCAACGATTGAAAATGCAGACATGATCCTTGTAATGAAGAATGGCGATATCGTCGAAAAAGGAACACATTCTGAACTACTCCAATCACCAACGCTTTATGCCAGTCTTTATAATAGTCAATTTCAGATAGCGTAACAAACATTATCTAAAAAGCTATCGATCATGTATGATTAGTCCATGATCGATAGCTTTTTTAAATGTACTAGTGGTGCCACTAGAAACACAAAGAATAATACTAATGATACTTTTTGGATAGCTCCTTCAGTTTCGTTCGGTAAGTAGTGACAAAAGACTTGTCACAATCCCTTTTTACGAATAAACGGTGTTCAAGAGACAACCTATCGGCAATAAGACACGATCTTGTAAAATACGAGAAGCTATACTTCAAAATCGCTTCTTGTTGCTCTTGTCAACTCCGAATCACGAGTTACACTATTCAACAAATATGAGAAGCTGTTTTTTGAATTTGTTTCTTGTGACTCGGTGCTGAACGTCAGGCTCACAATCTCTCTTCTTTAATCTCCTTGTTCTACTTGCGATAGTTGCTGAACGAATTGCCATGTTTCCCCGTTATCAGTTGAACGGAAGAGGCAGGCAAACATTTTCCCTGCATCGATTGGTCCTTTTTTCAACAAATAAAATTTTGTCTCTAACGTATTCGCGCTTATTTGAGTAACTTCATTTGGTGATTGAAAAAGATCTATCCCCCCTGTCTGATAGTTTTCCGGAATCGACAGAACTGATTCTTTGAATGAGCGTCCTCCGTTGTTTGTATAAAACAAACTTTCACGTGTCGAAACAAAACCTAAAGAAGTTGTAACGAAGCTGACATTTTGTACTGGCTGATTGATCATTGTACTTCCACTTTTTATCCAAGTGATTCCGCCATCCATAGTAGTGTAAATGTACAAAGTTTCTGCAGACATCCCACTGGCTGATGTACAGATAAATAGACCATCGTTGCCATAAAATACCGCTTTTCGATAACGTATCGGCTGAACTGATTGGGTGATAATAGACGTTTGCCATGTTTTACCATTATCTCTTGAAGTCAGCAGACGTACATCATCCCCAGAAGAATAGATAAACCATGAGAAATCGGCGGAAATATCATATGTGTTGTCCATCCAATAACCTTCAGGAATCAGCCCCGTTGTCAGGGTGTATTCGCCAAAACGCAACCATTGCGAATCAATCGGCACAAATACCCAATTAGCACCACTATCTGTTGTCATATAGAGAGAGTGCGTCTCTGTATCAAGTTTGAGATCATTTATCTTTTGTGTTGTCAAATTTACCTTTTGCTTAGGATCAGCTAACAACCCTTCATTTGTCTTTTGTATATGCGTATCGTTAGTTGAGTTCATTGTCATGTGAGAAGCAGCATTTATATGAGAAGACATTTTTGGCTGAGTGTATCTCCCATAATAGATTGTTCCAGCTAAAAGAATGAGGAAAAAACCAGTGACTAATGTACTCATCTTAGTTGTCAGGTATCCACCAGGCGAAGACTGGCTTTTTTCCCATCTGGGTTCGTTTTCTAGTAAAAAAATATGGAATGTGTTCATTCCGAATTTTGATTTGCTTTCGCCTAAGTAGATAGGTAAATCATCAAGTGATCTCAGCAATAACTGGCAATCACTTTTTTGTATCCGAAAAGCTTGACTCGTCGAAGTCTTCTCAAAATAAAGATAGTCATCATCTTGAGAAGTTGGTTTATTATGTAAAAACTGTTGTGCTCTTTGACTAAGCCATTGATCGAAATGACGCGACAATTGATGGTAACGGAGCCAAATAAGTAGAAGAAAAACAATAAGCACAACAATTGTTATTCCGCCAACTCCCCACGAAAAGTGATACAAATTATTTAATTTTTGCATCCCTTCAGCTGAACGGACTACTGCACTCATATGGCGATATAGGAACGATACAGCTCCGAAAAAAAGCAAACCAGAGAAAAATACTAAGCTTAAAAGCTTGAACATTATTCTTTTCGCTCTTTTTTTCGCTTTCTCGATAATTTTTTGTTTAGCTGATAATACTTCGATAATAAATAGTTCTTGATCCATTTGTCTCTCCTTTTCTCATACTTCATTCATTATGCGTCAAAATCCATACAATCACTAGTCCCACTAATAAAAAATTTATGAATTTGGTATGTACTCTCAATTTCAGGTAGTTTATACATCAAAAAATACTAAGATTAATAGACAAAAATTTGATGATTACAGAGATCTCTTACAAGACCATTCAGAAGAAAAAGACATTGAACGTGTTTGAGAACATGAAAATCAAAACCTTTTTGATCAATCAATTAATCAATTTGAAATAACAAAAAATCTGAGACAGAATGAAGTTCATTCTGGCCCAGATTTGATTTTGCACAACTCATCAGTCCTTATTGACAAAGAGCCAATTAATTAGCAACGATATTGACTAACTTGTTTGGTACCGCAATAACTTTTCTGACTGTTTTGCCTTCAATATATTCTTGCACTATTTCATTGGCTAATGCTGCTTTTTCTAGCTCATCTTTTCCTAAGTCTCGGGGAACATTGCTTTTCGCACGAACTTTACCGTTTACTTGGAAAACAACTTCTACTTCGTCTTCAACAAGTGCTGCTTCATCGTATGTTGGCCATGGTGCGTAAGAAATACCACCATCATTTCCAAGGATTGCCCATAGTTCTTCACCCATGTGAGGAGCAATCGGTGCGAGTAGTTGAACAAATCCTTCGATATATTCATAAGGCAGAGCGTCCACTTTATAGGCTTCATTGATAAAGACCATCAATTGGGAGATTGCTGTATTGAAATGAAGATTTTCATAGTCTTCTGTCACTTTTTTCACTGTTTGATGATACACTTTATCAAGCTTGCCATCATTCAATGTAGTGATACGGTCACGCATTTTATTGTTCTCATCAACGATCAAACGCCATACACGATCCAAGAATTTACGGCTTCCTTCTAAGCCATTTTCGCTCCAAGCAATCGAAGCATCTAATGGCCCCATGAACATTTCGTACATGCGCAGTGTATCTGCACCGTAAGTTTCGACCACATCATCAGGATTGACTACATTACCACGAGATTTTGACATTTTTTCGTTGTTTTCGCCTAAGATCATTCCTTGATTGTATAGTTTTTGGAATGGTTCTTTTGTAGGAACAACACCGATATCGTATAAGAATTTATGCCAGAATCGTGCATATAGTAAATGAAGTACCGCATGTTCTGCTCCACCAATGTAGATGTCAACTGGTAGCCAACGCTTCAACTTTTCATAATCTGCTAGTTCTTTTTTGTTATGAGGGTCGATATAACGCAGGTAATACCATGAGCTTCCTGCCCATTGTGGCATTGTATTCGTTTCGCGACGGCCTTTTTTACCTGTTACAGGATCAACGACATTGACCCACTCCTCGATATTTGCTAATGGAGATTCTCCAGTACCGCTTGGCTTGATGTTTTTTGTCTTAGGCAACCGTAATGGTAGCTCTTCTTCTGGGACAGCTGTGACTGTTCCGTCCTCCCAATGGATGATTGGGATTGGTTCACCCCAGTAACGTTGACGGGAGAATAGCCAGTCACGTAAGCGATAGCTGACTTCTTTTTTCCCTACGCCATTTTCTTCTAGCCATTCATTCATTTTATCGATTGCTTCTTGTTTGTTCATGCCGTCTAGAAATTCAGAGTTGATGTGCGTACCATCTTCTGTGTAAGCAGCTTTTTCAACATCTCCACCTTCGATAACTGGAAGAATTTCTAGTCCGAAAGTTTGAGCGAATTCAAAGTCACGTTCATCATGTGCTGGAACAGCCATGATGGCTCCTGTGCCGTATGAAGATAATACATAATCGGCGATCCAGATTGGGATTTCCTTGCCATTAACTGGATTGATTGCATAAGCACCAGTAAATACTCCTGTTTTTTCTTTTGCAAGATCCGTTCTCTTTAGATCTGATTTTTTAGCTGTCTCTTCGATATAAGCTTCTACAGCAGCTTTTTGTTCAGGGGTCGTAATTTCTCTAACAAGATCTAGTTCAGGTGCAAGAACCGAGTAAGTTGCACCGAATAGAGTATCTGGTCGTGTCGTAAATACGGTATAGGATTTATCCGTACCAGCCACTTTAAATTCAATATTTGCTCCTACTGAACGACCGATCCAATTTCTTTGCATTTCTTTAATGCTTTCTGGCCAATCAACTAATTCTAGATCATCCAATAAGCGATCAGCATAAGCAGTGATTTTCAGCATCCATTGGCGCATTGGTTTTCTGACTACATCATAGCCACCACGTTCACTTTTCCCATCGATCACTTCTTCATTTGAAATAACTGTTCCTAATTCAGGTACCCAGTTTACCGCTACTTCTGCTTCATAAGCTAGACCTTTTTCATAAAGCTTCGTAAAGATCCATTGTGTCCATTTATAATACTCCGGATCAGTTGTATTCACTTCGCGATTCCAGTCATAACTAAATCCTAAAGAATTGATTTGCCGTCGGAATGTTTCGATATTTTTTTGGGTAAACTCAGCTGGATCGTTTCCTGTATCTAGCGCATATTGTTCAGCAGGCAGACCGAATGCATCCCACCCCATTGGATGCAGCACGTTGTATCCTTGACTTCTTTTCACACGTGAAAGGATATCCGTTGCCGTATAACCTTCAGGATGCCCTACATGTAGCCCTTGACCGGATGGATAGGGAAACATATCCAGTGCGTAAAATTTTGGCTTTTCAGGATCATCATGGGTGTTGAAAGTATTCGTTTTTGCCCAGTATTTTTGCCATTTTTTCTCAATTTCTTTATGATTGTAACTCATTTGCTGTCCTCCTGTTCTATTGAAAACACTTGTTTCTATTATAAATATAACGAAAAAACCGGCAGAATCTGTTTATTTTTATTTCCTTTTGCTTTGTTTTCTCAAACTTCACAAAAGAAATAAAAAAATCCTATAAAAAGATTGCTCTTTTTATAGGACGTAATCTACGCGGTACCACCTAATTTTACCTTAGTGAAAAGGCCTCGAACGTTGTAACGGCCGTCACCGCCGCTTGCTTACTCGGGTATTCAGCAAGGGCAACTCAAAGGCGAGTTCAAAAGCATCCGTGCACATTCTCACCAGCCATGCGCTCTCTGAAACTTCAGTCTTTTTACTACTTCCTTTTCAAGTGTTGTCATATTTAAGTAGCCTTATAGTAACAAATATTTTTGTGGAATTCAATCGTTATTTCTTCGAACAGCTATTTTATTTAGCTACAATCAACGTTTGACCTGGATAAATAAAGTTGTTCTTAATATTGTTCCATTCGATTAGTTGAGCCATTGTAATTCCATGACTGTCAGCAACACTCCAAACAGATTCTCCAGATTTCACAGTATAGGTTTTCGAACCAGTAACTGATTGTTGGTTTGTTGATTGAGATGAACCTTTCTTCACAATCACTTGCTGTCCTGGATAGATGAAATTATTTTT is from Enterococcus faecium and encodes:
- a CDS encoding ABC transporter ATP-binding protein, producing the protein MSILKTFLQKNKGLALLTFVMICLQIAGTLGVPKLVAKLIDTGIASGEASVIKKIGVEMLLVAFLGTIAAVASSYFSALASARFGFQTREKYFRKFQQLSMKDISRFSSGSLLTRMTNDVDNVQQMIVLFCQMILPAPVICVFTILMMFRYSLLLTWVTLISVVFYVWIVYRLMKRGAPLSLSIQPKMDRITITLREFFTGINMIRAFDNQSYEEKRTNKSFADYANQMIKVNRIFAWVTPIAFLLMGIVYASILWFGGNLVAEGALQIGVVTAVVEYSMLTLAYLMIAAMVLVIIPKSFASLRRIEEILQAEIEIEEETIKTVAEPTFDQTNAAAFEHVTFKYTEISDPVLEDIDFTIPKGKTTAIVGGTGSGKSSLAKLLLRLSDPTIGKVTLGGIPLTQMTQEQIRSHISYVPQKAFLFSGTILSNLQMGNEYASTEELSKAIKIAQLEELVDTLPDGLDSFVAQGGSNYSGGQKQRICIARALIKPAEIYVFDDSFSALDYKTDAALRAALHKHMSEKTLVIVAQRLSTIQQADNIIVLDEGKIVGQGTHEELLSNCQTYQEFAKSQGI
- a CDS encoding ABC transporter ATP-binding protein — encoded protein: MEKKKTLNTRALIRFWKMIKPEHKYFYGLFLCSLFGNLLVVAMPLIMGIGIDDLLSEIRKTGIGQLSFSDIKQALLFPVLLLIGCSVLSSITSFIQERTMAALSEKITLRVRKEITKKFKTLPMSFFDNHQVGDIISRTTTGLNQLSQVLLTGINQFFTSVVTIAAAGLMLFYIESKLTLLVLLLIVGSSIVTTKIANKNKQISEHNQYELGVLNNRMEEILAGNLVVKTFNQQAHAEAAIHEVNKKQYNAFKRAQFMNFAIYPAIRFINQLAFIISAVFGAMLVLSGGVTIGFLQAYLQYINQISEPISTASYVINSIQSAMAAIDRIFEILDETDEIPDLPDARLLEQPKGKIAFKNVQFGYTSDKILMNQVDFSVKPKQTVAIVGPTGAGKTTLVNLLMRFYELNKGKIEFDGLDITKLSRGELRRSFGMVLQNTWLFEGTVADNIAYGKMDATREQIIEAAEIAQCDHFIRTLPDGYDTIISSENGTLSQGQQQLLTIARVILANPPVVILDEATSSVDTRTEALIQQAMEAVTKDRTSFVIAHRLSTIENADMILVMKNGDIVEKGTHSELLQSPTLYASLYNSQFQIA
- a CDS encoding WD40/YVTN/BNR-like repeat-containing protein, with the translated sequence MDQELFIIEVLSAKQKIIEKAKKRAKRIMFKLLSLVFFSGLLFFGAVSFLYRHMSAVVRSAEGMQKLNNLYHFSWGVGGITIVVLIVFLLLIWLRYHQLSRHFDQWLSQRAQQFLHNKPTSQDDDYLYFEKTSTSQAFRIQKSDCQLLLRSLDDLPIYLGESKSKFGMNTFHIFLLENEPRWEKSQSSPGGYLTTKMSTLVTGFFLILLAGTIYYGRYTQPKMSSHINAASHMTMNSTNDTHIQKTNEGLLADPKQKVNLTTQKINDLKLDTETHSLYMTTDSGANWVFVPIDSQWLRFGEYTLTTGLIPEGYWMDNTYDISADFSWFIYSSGDDVRLLTSRDNGKTWQTSIITQSVQPIRYRKAVFYGNDGLFICTSASGMSAETLYIYTTMDGGITWIKSGSTMINQPVQNVSFVTTSLGFVSTRESLFYTNNGGRSFKESVLSIPENYQTGGIDLFQSPNEVTQISANTLETKFYLLKKGPIDAGKMFACLFRSTDNGETWQFVQQLSQVEQGD
- the leuS gene encoding leucine--tRNA ligase, producing the protein MSYNHKEIEKKWQKYWAKTNTFNTHDDPEKPKFYALDMFPYPSGQGLHVGHPEGYTATDILSRVKRSQGYNVLHPMGWDAFGLPAEQYALDTGNDPAEFTQKNIETFRRQINSLGFSYDWNREVNTTDPEYYKWTQWIFTKLYEKGLAYEAEVAVNWVPELGTVISNEEVIDGKSERGGYDVVRKPMRQWMLKITAYADRLLDDLELVDWPESIKEMQRNWIGRSVGANIEFKVAGTDKSYTVFTTRPDTLFGATYSVLAPELDLVREITTPEQKAAVEAYIEETAKKSDLKRTDLAKEKTGVFTGAYAINPVNGKEIPIWIADYVLSSYGTGAIMAVPAHDERDFEFAQTFGLEILPVIEGGDVEKAAYTEDGTHINSEFLDGMNKQEAIDKMNEWLEENGVGKKEVSYRLRDWLFSRQRYWGEPIPIIHWEDGTVTAVPEEELPLRLPKTKNIKPSGTGESPLANIEEWVNVVDPVTGKKGRRETNTMPQWAGSSWYYLRYIDPHNKKELADYEKLKRWLPVDIYIGGAEHAVLHLLYARFWHKFLYDIGVVPTKEPFQKLYNQGMILGENNEKMSKSRGNVVNPDDVVETYGADTLRMYEMFMGPLDASIAWSENGLEGSRKFLDRVWRLIVDENNKMRDRITTLNDGKLDKVYHQTVKKVTEDYENLHFNTAISQLMVFINEAYKVDALPYEYIEGFVQLLAPIAPHMGEELWAILGNDGGISYAPWPTYDEAALVEDEVEVVFQVNGKVRAKSNVPRDLGKDELEKAALANEIVQEYIEGKTVRKVIAVPNKLVNIVAN